A window of Balearica regulorum gibbericeps isolate bBalReg1 chromosome Z, bBalReg1.pri, whole genome shotgun sequence contains these coding sequences:
- the LOC104637171 gene encoding uncharacterized protein LOC104637171, whose protein sequence is MDNQAFEMHGEIIQSSSKGKEWPKKEERKGNWSLMKVFLVCLLACVITTAIGVLILSLVYVKNTAFIKDTGVKDDGTPAPEPHETSVDIKYQFLNHLGKSKVHNYPGGEIQWARFRNDVNEYQSDEEMEFGKSINNHRSKMTFGTLRIKSKGLRAPHWHFNANEHGYLLQGTAWIGVIGADDSVVTTYNVTAGQVIFFPRNTVHWIKNVGSEDCVFLLFFTTHEELQTLDVDDAFFSTPEDIAARALKPQGGVNFIRTFKKQVEDQAINLPPNLNELVQNATYVQSPDNLVWQYFYNLKGSAQYPFPGGIFQWARYRINGTGLNETEKIFSESLNKHENTLTLATLRIFSNGLGQPHFHFNANEMGYVISGCGQVGVILSSVTANFNIGIGDVIFFPVGTQHYIKSVCDEDLFLILAYSTGNQLETLRMKDYFHATADHILAQLFFKKQAEFKKFPKAAKK, encoded by the exons gaaaggaagggcAACTGGTCCCTAATGAAAGTCTTTCTAGTTTGTCTATTGGCCTGTGTTATCACCACCGCAATAGGAGTGCTGATCCTGTCCTTGGTCTATGTAAAGAACACTGCCTTTATCAAAGACACGGGTGTAAAAGACGATGGTACACCTGCCCCAGAACCACATGAAACAAGTGTGGATATCAAATACCAGTTCCTGAATCATCTGGGGAAATCAAAG GTACATAACTACCCAGGTGGTGAAATTCAGTGGGCAAGATTCAGGAATGATGTAAATGAATATCAAAGTgatgaagaaatggaatttgGAAAAAGCATCAATAACCATCGCTCCAAAATGACTTTTGGAACCTTGCGGATCAAGAGCAAAGGGCTTCGAGCTCCCCACTGGCATTTTAATGCCAATGAACATGGCTACCTGCTACAG GGTACTGCCTGGATTGGAGTAATTGGTGCAGATGACAGTGTGGTCACCACATACAATGTCACGGCTGGTCAAGTGATCTTCTTCCCTAGAAACACTGTGCATTGGATAAAGAATGTAGGATCAGAAGACTGTGTGTTCTTGCTGTTTTTTACAACACATGAAGAACTTCAGACCTTGGATGTGGATGATGCATTTTTCTCTACCCCAGAGGATATAGCAGCTAGAGCATTAAAG CCACAAGGTGGAGTTAACTTCATCAGAACGTTCAAGAAACAAGTAGAAGATCAAGCAATTAACCTCCCACCAAACTTAAATGAGCTTGTACAAAATGCCACCTACGTGCAGTCTCCGGACAATCTTGTATGGCAGTACTTCTACAACCTCAAAG GGTCGGCACAATATCCTTTTCCAGGAGGAATCTTCCAGTGGGCTCGCTACCGCATAAATGGCACAGGACTGAATGAAACGGAAAAAATTTTTAGTGAATCACTGAACAAG catgAAAACACCCTTACCTTAGCTACTCTCAGAATATTCAGCAATGGACTGGGGCAGCCTCATTTCCACTTCAATGCTAATGAGATGGGTTATGTCATTAGCGGCTGCGGACAG GTTGGAGTTATTCTCTCCAGTGTCACTGCCAACTTCAACATCGGCATTGGAGATGTCATATTTTTCCCTGTTGGAACCCAACATTATATCAAGAGCGTATGTGATGAGGATTTGTTTTTGATTCTGGCCTACAGTACAGGAAACCAG CTGGAAACTCTTCGTATGAAAGACTACTTCCACGCAACAGCAGATCATATCCTTGCTCAGctttttttcaagaaacaggCTGAGTTTAAGAAGTTCCCAAAGGCTGCCAAAAAATGA